A genomic segment from Fusarium keratoplasticum isolate Fu6.1 chromosome 10, whole genome shotgun sequence encodes:
- a CDS encoding HET domain-containing protein, with amino-acid sequence MGHIAPLDIQDPSDLDAILRDRRLSDLEVYVWEPTRKSIEYRHRLGAWRVAERKKARPDAEFWGPRSELYYQDEPDDIGTSGILPIKPDGIWQSLPPCSTQEYSYPRKLPDASIVVAEHEESVKEALCEQCANIPVGKLFLSGQSYKLCDKASHLDVNSCRLCRMIFRHIKKSTPSQDNKICLSVKPADGILSPRLVVRTGSQQSEQAPFAILHLTGSKEYFRLLQKWLDESSASGRELRPYYLPSRLIHITHSEDHFKLRLIKTEEFQFSSPRYIALSHRWGGIDTFCTTADNFHERLNDIPYSELPKTFQHAVITTWNLGVKYLWIDSLCIIQRNAGDWRHESARMENVFAYAHCTLAATSAKNCNQGFLDRSTGSSVKLTDPDSNSALSVYIKESENDFDKDVAQGPLNKRAWVFQERVLSRRTIHFTTEQTYLECGSNVWCEAMGPEHWSENPLQKLQLQLFETGESYQKEDSLFENCFSQYSTLDITDCRDRPAGILGLESRLAESYETASLYGILISSFYNSLFWHRSSDKKMKAVDFPEENVPSWSWMAYEGAVNYGFLPGSFSGSIQFDCAEKEDEDIKLTNAGQLAPIREAGFLLIAPLYQVSGSCIIEPDGNSNCKIIAGDNFLGWLRYDGEYKKAGIDLLCIRVGRIDTEKERDLRSGELAQRSFTTIMLITPTYRDGRHVYKTYQRLGVGIIREESLVRDEQGLVWVA; translated from the exons ATGGGCCACATTGCCCCTCTCGACATTCAAGATCCAAGtgatcttgatgccatcctgcGCGACAGGAGGCTCTCGGACCTCGAGGTCTATGTATGGGAGCCTACAAGGAAATCCATCGAGTACCGACACCGGCTGGGAGCGTGGAGAGTTGCAGAAAGGAAGAAAGCACGCCCAGACGCCGAATTCTGGGGTCCTAGAAGCGAGCTATACTACCAAGACGAACCAGACGACATTGGTACCAGTGGTATTCTGCCGATAAAACCAGACGGAATTTGGCAAAGTCTGCCACCTTGCTCGACTCAGGAATACTCCTACCCCCGCAAGCTTCCTGATGCGTCGATTGTCGTGGCTGAACACGAGGAATCCGTGAAGGAGGCATTGTGTGAACAGTGTGCCAATATTCCTGTTGGAAAGCTGTTCCTGTCAGGGCAAAGCTACAAGCTATGCGACAAGGCCTCGCATTTGGATGTCAACTCGTGCCGCCTCTGCCGCATGATATTTCGACATATTAAGAAAAGTACCCCCTCCCAAGACAACAAAATCTGTCTGTCTGTGAAACCAGCGGATGGCATCTTGTCACCAAGACTGGTTGTTCGAACAG GCTCGCAGCAGAGCGAGCAAGCGCCCTTCGCCATCCTCCATCTGACGGGAAGTAAAGAGTATTTTCGCCTGCTCCAAAAATGGCTGGATGAATCAAGCGCCAGCGGCCGCGAGCTCCGTCCATATTATTTGCCATCTCGGTTGATTCACATCACTCATTCCGAAGATCATTTCAAATTGCGACTCATTAAGACGGAAGAGTTCCAGTTCAGCTCGCCGCGATACATCGCCTTGTCTCATCGCTGGGGCGGTATCGATACGTTCTGTACAACCGCAGATAACTTCCACGAGCGGCTCAACGACATTCCATACTCTGAGTTGCCGAAAACCTTTCAGCACGCTGTCATTACTACTTGGAATCTTGGAGTCAAGTACCTTTGGATAGACTCGCTCTGTATCATCCAGCGCAATGCGGGCGACTGGCGCCATGAGTCGGCAAGGATGGAGAACGTCTTTGCGTACGCTCACTGTACGCTTGCTGCCACTTCAGCGAAGAACTGCAACCAGGGCTTCCTTGATAGGTCAACCGGAAGCTCTGTCAAACTCACGGATCCTGATTCAAACTCTGCACTGTCTGTTTACATCAAGGAATCGGAAAATGATTTCGACAAGGACGTAGCTCAAGGCCCGTTGAATAAACGGGCATGGGTGTTTCAGGAAAGAGTTCTATCACGTCGAACTATTCATTTTACGACAGAACAGACATATCTTGAGTGTGGCTCCAATGTCTGGTGTGAAGCCATGGGCCCCGAGCATTG GTCAGAGAATCCGCTACAAAAACTTCAGTTGCAATTGTTTGAAACTGGGGAATCTTATCAAAAGGAGGACTCTTTATTCGAGAACTGCTTTTCCCAATACTCGACCCTGGATATCACAGACTGCAGGGATCGCCCTGCGGGcattcttggtcttgagTCTAGATTGGCAGAGTCATACGAGACGGCAAGTTTGTACGGGATTCTCATCTCGTCGTTCTACAACAGCCTCTTCTGGCATCGCTCGAGTGACAAGAAAATGAAGGCGGTTGACTTTCCAGAGGAAAATGTGCCGTCGTGGTCTTGGATGGCTTACGAAGGAGCCGTAAACTATGGTTTCTTGCCAGGTTCCTTTTCAGGTTCAATCCAATTCGACTGCGCTGAaaaggaagatgaggacatCAAACTTACCAATGCCGGACAACTCGCCCCCATTAGAGAGGCAGGCTTCTTGCTTATCGCTCCACTGTACCAAGTTTCTGGCAGCTGCATCATCGAGCCTGACGGCAACTCTAACTGCAAGATAATAGCTGGGGACAACTTCCTTGGGTGGCTCAGATACGATGGTGAATACAAGAAGGCTGGCATCGACTTGCTCTGTATCCGTGTTGGTCGGATCGACACTGAAAAGGAACGTGATCTGAGGAGTGGCGAGCTAGCTCAGAGAAGCTTTACTACGATTATGCTTATCACGCCTACATATAGAGACGGGAGGCACGTTTACAAGACATATCAAAGGCTCGGGGTGGGCATCATTAGAGAAGAATCTTTAGTGCGCGATGAGCAAGGACTGGTTTGGGTGGCATGA
- a CDS encoding Amidase: MSKEPEERRFFNYPEPKKGPNVQYAVERRPNPVLTGPFLVVAAFLMEWIRFIREMAWHNAGFSDLRKILPDLMNIEPRYDPTIVPLPISQSEVEAGGERVPLSATEGLSQSQKSLKLYSVADYRAKYLTGELTPTDVVRAILPLIRRDGGQPGKHSIAWREIQVERILKAAEESTQRYKNKQPIGPLDGIPSSIKDDYDYDGYATSLGSINDYSEEAADGASSTSWAVRKLEESGAIIIGKLHMHEYGLDTTGNNPHHGTPPNPFNPGYYTGGSSSGPAYAVSSGIIPLALGSDGGGSIRIPASFCSVFGLKPTHNRITCWPGPNHSPTCAVQGPLAIDMESLVAAYETIAEPHSSTQYPPLNLQPSPPVTKVLGIYEAWFSRAKPSVQKLVRGLVDSLVAQYGYTVIPIEIPFAAEGQMAHALTVLTDASTLLVDTGTITPANKILLSLGRTTPSTDYLLAQKLRNLIMEHLAYLWKQYPGMMIITPTTSCAGWPVKSGQSELSYGLNDGSRTLESMEYVWLANFCGLPALNVPAGYVVPDGSKGAGEIATKDTEGMVPVGLMATGEWCSEDALLRFGFDAEAAGQDRRCKPPIWEDIISRAQTEAKTNEAVGNGVNGDL, translated from the exons atgagcaaagagccagaggagaggaggttTTTCAACTATCCCGAGCCAAAGAAAGG GCCAAATGTTCAATATGCCGTCGAAAGGAGGCCCAATCCCGTCCTCACCGGGCCGTTTCTTGTTGTCGCTGCCTTCTT GATGGAATGGATCCGGTTCATCCGTGAGATGGCTTGGCACAATGCTGGCTTTTCCGATCTCCGCAAGATCTTACCCGACCTCATGAATATTGAGCCACGTTATGATCCTACCATTGTTCCGCTGCCTATTTCACAGTCGGAAGTTGAGGCTGGCGGTGAAAGGGTTCCCCTATCAGCCACCGAAGGCCTCTCGCAGTCGCAGAAGTCTCTCAAGCTGTACTCGGTGGCCGATTATCGTGCCAAGTACCTCACTGGAGAGCTGACCCCTACCGATGTGGTCAGAGCCATCCTACCTCTTATCCGTCGCGATGGCGGCCAACCGGGCAAGCACTCCATCGCTTGGAGGGAAATACAGGTGGAGAGAATTCTCAAGGCAGCCGAAGAGTCCACTCAGCGGTATAAGAATAAGCAGCCTATTGGTCCCCTGGACGGCATTCCATCAAGTATTAAGGATGACTACGACTATGACGGATATGCGACGAGTCTTGGATCCATCAATGATTATTCTGAAGAGGCTGCCGACGGGGCATCATCGACAAGCTGGGCTGTCCGTAAACTGGAGGAATCGGGTGCCATTATCATTGGTAAACTACATATGCATGAGTATGGTCTGG ACACCACCGGAAATAACCCACACCATGGCACGCCTCCTAACCCATTTAACCCCGGCTATTACACTGGTGGGAGCTCCTCTGGCCCAGCCTATGCTGTTAGCAGCGGAATCAtccctcttgctcttggaaGCGATGGTGGCGGCAGCATCCGTATTCCAGCGTCGTTCTGCTCAGTATTTGGACTCAAGCCAACCCACAACCGTATTACATGCTGGCCTGGTCCGAACCACTCTCCAACTTGTGCAGTACAGGGTCCTCTCGCCATCGATATGGAATCTCTAGTGGCTGCCTACGAGACGATTGCAGAGCCGCACTCGTCAACTCAATATCCTCCTTTAAACCTtcagccatcaccacctgTGACAAAGGTCCTCGGTATTTATGAAGCATGGTTCTCCCGCGCAAAACCCAGCGTACAGAAATTGGTCCGTGGCCTTGTCGACTCGCTAGTTGCTCAGTATGGCTACACTGTTATTCCTATCGAGATCCCTTTTGCCGCCGAAGGCCAGATGGCTCACGCTCTCACTGTTCTAACTGACGCCTCGACGTTACTTGTTGATACTGGGACCATTACTCCTGCTAACAAGATTCTCCTGTCCCTGGGTCGCACCACTCCGTCTACAGACTATCTTTTGGCGCAGAAGCTGCGAAACCTTATCATGGAGCACCTTGCGTACCTCTGGAAGCAATACCCCGGAATGATGATTATCACACCAACAACATCTTGCGCAGGCTGGCCTGTCAAGTCTGGTCAATCAGAGTTATCGTACGGCCTCAACGACGGAAGCCGCACCCTGGAAAGCATGGAATACGTCTGGTTGGCCAATTTCTGTGGTCTTCCTGCATTGAACGTGCCTGCGGGCTACGTAGTTCCAGATGGCAGCAAGGGGGCTGGAGAAATCGCTACCAAGGATACTGAAGGAATGGTGCCCGTCGGGCTCATGGCAACGGGCGAGTGGTGCAGCGAAGATGCTTTACTGCGGTTCGGCTTTGATGCTGAAGCTGCGGGCCAGGATCGACGGTGCAAGCCTCCCATCTGGGAGGACATTATCTCGAGAGCTCAGACGGAGGCTAAGACCAATGAGGCTGTTGGGAATGGCGTCAATGGAGATTTATGA
- a CDS encoding HET domain-containing protein — protein MGNLNRFQNSISYSSLPATFRDAITITRNLGIQYLWIDSLCIIQDSRDDWEQESSNMGPVFRDSTLGLFAAASKNSNEGILNKEPSISHPKDAQLKVFSDPEDYTTIIASVRCFFPRESFKQMWSQSPLATRGWTFQEQALAPRCLIYGEKGIYWKCPQNIRASKLSHVHVHDVLFRTTKTIDPILHSPTPPYDPRISMDLFKVMDEYYELVSTYSRRALTFSSDKLPAMSAIAKALSHKLAQENASPTYLAGLWEMDLPRGLMWKSVSSSYVPHVHIYRAPSWSWATTDSPITFAGIYESGGDRIWRTDLRVVSCEVCPLSPGYPFGEVKSGRLVVEGRMIPLIRSRQVVQTDGFGFRSIGRCKYDECLDGENPYLSASRIFPIKNGKQRLLLTFVENSRAFGRSNLRKGGELEIDEASFREEDYKAVIISIADIDPQEPQEEAMVRGILVQRRPVSEEYERIGSLPNLDITCTWLDSIQRERLVIV, from the coding sequence ATGGGCAACTTGAATAGGTTCCAGAACTCAATTTCCTACTCGTCACTGCCAGCCACCTTTCGagacgccatcaccatcacacGAAACCTGGGCATCCAGTATCTATGGATTGACTCGTTATGTATTATTCAAGACTCTCGGGACGATTGGGAGCAAGAGTCGAGCAACATGGGGCCCGTATTTCGCGACTCCACCCTGGGCCTCTTCGCTGCAGCGTCCAAGAACAGCAACGAAGGAATCCTCAACAAAGAGCCTTCTATTTCACACCCAAAAGATGCTCAGCTTAAAGTCTTTTCTGACCCTGAGGATTATACCACCATCATAGCATCTGTGAGATGCTTTTTCCCACGGGAGTCATTCAAACAGATGTGGTCGCAGAGTCCCCTGGCCACTCGTGGCTGGACGTTTCAAGAGCAGGCTCTGGCACCGAGGTGCCTGATTTACGGAGAGAAAGGGATATACTGGAAATGCCCTCAAAACATTCGCGCGTCTAAATTGTCTCATGTTCATGTCCACGATGTGCTGTTTAGGACGACCAAGACGATAGACCCAATCCTACACTCTCCTACTCCTCCTTACGACCCTAGGATCTCCATGGATTTATTCAAAGTAATGGACGAATATTATGAGCTTGTTTCTACTTACTCTCGACGAGCTTTGACGTTCTCCTCGGACAAACTACCCGCCATGTCAGCGATAGCAAAAGCTTTGAGCCACAAGCTTGCCCAAGAAAACGCATCGCCCACGTATCTCGCAGGACTGTGGGAGATGGACCTTCCCCGGGGCTTAATGTGGAAATCCGTGTCATCATCATACGTACCACACGTGCATATTTACCGGGCGCCCTCATGGTCATGGGCAACTACAGACAGCCCCATCACCTTTGCCGGGATATATGAATCAGGTGGGGACAGGATATGGCGTACGGACCTAAGAGTTGTGAGCTGCGAGGTATGTCCTTTAAGCCCTGGCTACCCTTTCGGAGAGGTCAAGAGCGGTCGACTTGTGGTGGAGGGCCGCATGATACCGCTGATACGCAGCCGACAAGTGGTTCAGACGGATGGTTTTGGGTTCAGATCCATAGGGCGGTGCAAATACGACGAGTGCCTGGATGGGGAAAACCCGTATCTTTCTGCATCACGCATATTCCCAATTAAGAATGGCAAACAAAGACTTCTCTTGACCTTCGTTGAGAATTCTAGAGCATTCGGCCGATCCAACCTCCGCAAGGGTGGCGAGCTGGAGATTGATGAGGCATCATTTCGCGAGGAGGACTACAAGGCTGTGATCATCTCTATTGCGGACATTGATCCCcaagaacctcaagaagAGGCGATGGTAAGGGGTATTTTGGTGCAGAGGCGTCCAGTGTCTGAGGAGTATGAGAGGATTGGCTCTCTACCAAACCTTGATATCACTTGCACGTGGCTTGATTCAATCCAGCGAGAGAGGTTGGTGATTGTTTAA
- a CDS encoding HET domain-containing protein, producing MPNMDPAQRQGEIEAQRQVYQPLGPQQTRALRVHSATDSNVEIECDLFTVELKKKSGATVAGSSKKAGYEALSYTWGDPEPTKRILVNGLPFWISANLFAALRQLRLPERPRVLWTDAICINQNDLVEKAGQVGMMFSIYLKAYRVVVWLGQATNDDEYLFSLIKTYGREGMGGIRGGVEDPRARRAATELIETKPWFQRTWTRQEIHAAHKVHVACGSQECSFEDFQFVMDHLLPDMDEIRDTFRPHRDPRERALSARRAYVFFKQHCESDMYTEDGGFHQAWFRMIMRSSLYEATLPQDKVFAVLGIIAEMTKEAYDVTEGFPEIDYSKSVSAVFESFQKHTINISQTLASLQIFYDRDAIEQDLPSWAIDLRQNVTRLMLRFGVFHFDMPYTAPPVQAYDEDGLLRLEGARIGVITSTESPWKGGMHREFKSEILGSYSSGVGLESCYSSHDWWMPDNQGNKGIEEVYKILEKRCSYNWAALEPRNSNVIEEYNVSQHRCLVFVSHLVREGDIMIHASGAEMPFILRPDTEAGRFSFLGPAIIAMGVVRKLKDRDMFTYAFPRRGSGCDVDSPESFVLI from the coding sequence ATGCCCAACATGGATCCAGCCCAGCGTCAAGGCGAGATTGAGGCACAGCGCCAGGTATATCAACCACTGGGCCCTCAACAGACAAGAGCGCTTCGAGTTCATTCTGCGACCGACTCCAATGTCGAGATCGAATGCGACTTGTTCACAGTGGAACTCAAGAAGAAATCAGGCGCAACAGTTGCAGGAAgctccaagaaggctggGTACGAGGCATTGTCGTACACTTGGGGGGATCCCGAGCCAACCAAGAGAATCTTGGTAAATGGGCTACCATTCTGGATCTCTGCAAATCTCTTCGCGGCGTTGAGACAGCTTCGGCTCCCGGAACGACCTCGAGTGTTGTGGACAGATGCTATCTGCATCAATCAAAACGACCTAGTTGAGAAAGCAGGCCAGGTGGGGATGATGTTCAGCATCTATCTCAAGGCGTACAGGGTCGTTGTCTGGCTGGGTCAAGCGACTAATGATGACGAATATCTCTTCAGTCTGATCAAGACCTACGGCAGGGAGGGTATGGGTGGCATTCGTGGAGGGGTCGAGGACCCAAGAGCACGCAGAGCAGCGACCGAGCTCATCGAGACCAAGCCATGGTTCCAGCGGACTTGGACCCGACAAGAGATACATGCGGCTCACAAAGTCCACGTGGCCTGTGGAAGCCAGGAATGTTCTTTCGAAGACTTTCAGTTTGTCATGGATCACCTGCTTCCAGACATGGATGAGATTCGGGATACGTTCAGACCCCATCGCGACCCTCGAGAACGAGCCTTGAGCGCGAGGAGAGCATACGTCTTCTTCAAACAGCATTGCGAGAGCGACATGTACACTGAGGACGGCGGATTTCATCAAGCCTGGTTCAGGATGATTATGCGAAGCAGTCTATATGAAGCGACTTTACCACAGGACAAGGTCTTTGCTGTCCTCGGAATCATTGCAGAGATGACCAAGGAGGCCTACGACGTTACAGAAGGGTTCCCGGAGATTGATTACTCAAAATCGGTTTCGGCAGTGTTCGAAAGCTTCCAGAAGCACACAATCAACATCAGCCAGACTCTTGCCAGTCTCCAGATCTTCTACGACAGAGACGCCATCGAACAGGACTTGCCATCCTGGGCTATCGATCTGCGCCAAAACGTTACCCGCTTGATGCTTCGATTCGGCGTATTCCACTTTGACATGCCCTATACAGCGCCTCCAGTGCAGGCATATGACGAAGATGGGCTTTTGCGTCTCGAGGGAGCACGGATTGGAGTTATCACCTCAACAGAGAGTCCATGGAAAGGCGGAATGCACCGGGAGTTCAAGTCCGAGATTTTGGGATCTTACTCTTCAGGGGTAGGACTGGAGAGCTGCTATTCGAGCCATGACTGGTGGATGCCCGATAACCAGGGCAACAAAGGCATCGAAGAGGTATACAAGATTCTTGAGAAGCGCTGCTCGTACAATTGGGCAGCCTTGGAACCCAGGAACAGCAATGTCATCGAAGAGTACAATGTATCTCAACATCGCTGCCTAGTATTTGTGTCGCATCTGGTGCGAGAGGGAGATATCATGATTCATGCGTCTGGTGCCGAAATGCCTTTCATCTTGCGGCCGGATACAGAAGCAGGACGCTTCAGCTTTCTAGGTCCAGCTATCATCGCGATGGGAGTGGTGAGGAAACTAAAGGACAGGGATATGTTCACATATGCTTTTCCTCGCCGTGGAAGTGGCTGCGATGTCGACTCGCCCGAGAGCTTTGTACTCATCTAA
- a CDS encoding Glutathione hydrolase, with translation MKSQVLGALLSLAQSVHAHPYPNYYPPATSPSHSNRYTNKLGGVACENEICSTIGVDILRAGGNAADAMVASVLCVGTTSMYHSGIGGGGFMLIHKPTRKQDASPYEFVDFRETAPAAATEDMFKDNVNASIYGGQASGVPGELRGLEHLHKKYGRLPWAKLVQPSINVARYGFPVHDDLVKFMKTTYTKFENESFLVTDPAWSVDFAPSGSLLKLGEKITRKRYADFLEAIAVKGADVFHEGAFADAMVRALKQKGGIMTTEDVKNYSVVIREPSQINYRGGKITSGSAPSSGAVAATIMNILSGYDFIGDPTRVNESTHLIDEAMKFGYGMRSNLGDPSFVKGLSQYQAEMLSNATAEEVRAKITGKPLGLEAYDPQGLESLDTPGTSHLVAMDKSGLAISLTTTVNLIFGSQVMVPETGMVMNNEMNDFSIPGESNAFGYIPSEANFIRPGKRPLSSISTSIVERPDGTVSLVTGSAGGSRIITATLQVMLNVLEKNMTAHEALAAPRMHDQLVPQQVRFEYAFDNSTVAYMKEIGCNITWVAPGQSTAQALRRLPDGSFDAAGEPRQPNSGGYST, from the exons ATGAAGTCCCAAGTCCTCGGTGCTCTCTTGAGCTTGGCACAGAGTGTCCATGCTCACCCCTACCCGAATTACTATCCACCTGCTACGTCACCATCGCACTCAAATCGCTACACCAACAAGCTTGGCGGTGTTGCTTGTGAAAATGAGATTTGCAGCACGATCGGTGTCGACATTCTGCGTGCTGGTGGTAATGCAGCCGATGCTATGGTAGCATCGGTTCTCTGTGTCGGGACAACCA GCATGTATCACTCTGGAATTGGTGGAGGCGGCTTTATGCTCATTCACAAGCCCACTCGTAAGCAGGATGCATCGCCATACGAGTTCGTCGACTTTCGTGAGACGGCGCCGGCTGCGGCCACCGAAGACATGTTCAAGGACAATGTCAACGCCAGCATCTACGGGGGCCAGGCAAG CGGCGTCCCTGGAGAGCTAAGAGGCCTTGAGCACCTTCACAAGAAGTACGGCCGCTTGCCTTGGGCAAAGCTGGTACAGCCCTCCATCAACGTGGCTCGCTACGGCTTTCCCGTTCATGACGACCTCGTCAAGTTCATGAAAACTACCTACACAAAGTTCGAGAACGAGAGTTTCCTGGTCACAGACCCGGCCTGGTCAGTTGACTTTGCCCCCTCAGGCAGCCTGCTCAAACTCGGCGAGAAGATCACTCGCAAGAGGTATGCTGATTtccttgaagccattgctGTCAAAGGCGCGGATGTTTTCCACGAGGGTGCTTTTGCGGATGCCATGGTTCGGGCACTTAAGCAAAAGGGCGGCATCATGACAACAGAGGACGTCAAGAACTACTCTGTCGTCATCCGAGAACCCTCTCAGATCAACTACCGAGGCGGTAAGATCACCAGTGGCTCCGCTCCTTCCAGCGGTGCAGTTGCTGCGACAATCATGAATATCCTCAGCGGCTATGACTTCATCGGCGACCCAACCCGAGTAAATGAGAGCACTCACCTGATTGACGAGGCCATGAAGTTCGGCTATGGCATGCGCAGCAATCTGGGTGACCCAAGCTTCGTCAAGGGCTTGTCCCAGTACCAGGCCGAGATGCTCTCAAACGCCACAGCGGAGGAGGTCCGAGCCAAAATCACGGGCAAGCCTTTGGGGCTTGAGGCATACGATCCTCAGGGCTTGGAGTCTCTGGATACACCTGGAACTTCACACCTGGTCGCCATGGACAAGTCTGGTCTCGCCATCTCTCTCACTACTACCGTCAACCTCATCTTTGGCTCCCAGGTCATGGTCCCAGAGACGGGCATGGTCATGAACAACGAGATGAACGACTTCAGTATCCCTGGAGAGTCCAACGCGTTCGGATATATCCCAAGTGAGGCCAACTTTATCCGACCTGGCAAGCGTCCTCTTTCCAGCATCAGCACCTCCATTGTTGAACGTCCCGATGGTACTGTATCCCTCGTCACTGGTTCAGCTGGTGGCAGCCGCATCATAACGGCGACTCTCCAAGTCATGTTGAATGTTCTGGAGAAGAACATGACAGCGCATGAGGCATTGGCCGCCCCACGAATGCATGACCAGCTTGTGCCACAACAAGTCAGATTCGAGTATGCATTTGACAACTCTACAGTAGCATACATGAAAGAGATAGGATGCAATATCACATGGGTGGCGCCAGGACAAAGCACAGCTCAGGCTTTGAGGCGATTACCGGATGGATCGTTTGACGCAGCTGGAGAGCCCCGGCAGCCAAACTCTGGCGGATATTCCACATAA